A single genomic interval of Sphingobacteriales bacterium harbors:
- a CDS encoding type I restriction enzyme HsdR N-terminal domain-containing protein: MAIIKQQLFGQLDFRTLTQNPDFKEDSVREVIILPILKELGYVQENIVRSKTLQHPFLKIGSKKRPITLVPDYILKVENNFAWVLDAKAPDQKIINNDNVAQVYSYATHPEIRSNYFALCNGLEFSVFRTNDTEQPVLFFQIDEIEHHWKDLKLFLSPNSFQIGKNFTYDTTNATAKPVGFDYATRPLLEEIEVKKRAVKRHFGVHGYFTKQTWNVVAEYIKNFSKPGDLVLDPFGGSGVTAIEALMNSRKGINIDINPMAVFLVSSLIAPVKQSELTEAFNQIKEEYIQHEPKTEAEIKKAIKKYPQPKPLPLPKGSDVETADQLFSDKQLAQLGFLKSLILKQENENIRNSLLLMFSGLVTKVNLTYHTSKIATKDGQGDASAFRYYRYRIAPEPKDVEVIKYFELRFQKISDAKKEMAYFINEKTISNAQIVKGSATNLKFIPKESVDYIYTDPPYGKKIPYLDLSVMWNAWLDLEVTEEDYKQEAIEGGEQKKSKDEYNELIAQSIKEMYRVLKYDRWLSFVFAHKDPEFWHLIIDTAERCGFEYIGAVPQKNGQTSFKKRQNPFTVLSGQLIINFRKVRNPKAILKANLGMDIAEIVMQTIEGIIAKNNGATLEQINDELIIKGLELGFLDLLKKEYTDLTPILLDNFDYNEKTEEFTLKKNTKFRTHVDVRLRIKYYLISFLRRMERENKQPHFDQIILEILPLLKNGTTPENQTVLNVLKDIAERVGEDSWRLKREGQTTLFD; this comes from the coding sequence ATGGCGATAATTAAACAACAACTTTTTGGGCAATTAGACTTCCGGACCTTAACACAAAATCCGGATTTTAAGGAAGATAGTGTGAGAGAGGTGATTATTCTGCCTATTTTGAAAGAGCTTGGCTACGTGCAAGAAAATATTGTCCGGAGCAAAACATTACAACACCCTTTTTTGAAAATTGGCAGTAAAAAACGACCCATAACCCTTGTTCCGGATTATATATTAAAAGTGGAAAATAATTTTGCTTGGGTTTTAGACGCAAAAGCTCCCGACCAAAAAATTATTAATAACGACAATGTAGCGCAAGTATATAGCTACGCCACACACCCCGAAATTAGAAGCAATTATTTCGCGCTTTGCAACGGCTTGGAATTTTCGGTTTTTAGAACAAACGACACCGAACAACCCGTTTTATTTTTTCAGATTGACGAAATTGAACATCATTGGAAAGACCTAAAACTGTTTCTTTCGCCAAACAGTTTTCAAATTGGCAAAAACTTTACTTACGACACCACAAACGCAACCGCAAAACCGGTAGGCTTTGATTACGCAACAAGACCTTTATTAGAAGAAATTGAGGTAAAAAAACGTGCTGTAAAACGACATTTTGGCGTTCATGGGTATTTTACCAAACAAACTTGGAATGTAGTTGCCGAATACATTAAAAACTTCAGTAAGCCCGGAGATTTAGTGCTTGACCCTTTTGGCGGCAGCGGCGTAACCGCCATTGAAGCATTGATGAATAGTCGTAAAGGCATAAATATTGACATCAACCCAATGGCTGTTTTTTTAGTTAGTTCCTTAATTGCACCCGTAAAACAATCGGAATTAACGGAAGCGTTTAACCAAATAAAAGAAGAATACATTCAACACGAACCCAAAACAGAAGCGGAAATAAAAAAAGCGATTAAAAAATATCCCCAACCTAAGCCCCTGCCCCTCCCCAAAGGCTCGGACGTAGAAACCGCCGACCAACTTTTTAGCGATAAACAATTGGCGCAATTGGGTTTTCTAAAATCACTCATTTTGAAACAAGAAAACGAAAATATAAGAAATTCTTTATTGCTTATGTTTTCAGGACTTGTAACAAAAGTAAATTTGACCTATCACACTTCAAAAATTGCTACAAAAGACGGACAAGGTGACGCAAGCGCATTTAGATATTACAGGTATAGAATTGCCCCCGAGCCTAAAGATGTTGAAGTAATCAAATACTTTGAACTTCGTTTCCAAAAAATATCCGATGCAAAAAAAGAGATGGCATATTTTATCAACGAAAAAACCATTTCGAATGCGCAAATTGTAAAGGGTTCGGCTACTAATTTAAAATTTATACCCAAAGAGAGCGTGGACTATATTTATACCGACCCGCCTTATGGTAAAAAAATTCCTTACTTAGATTTGTCCGTCATGTGGAACGCTTGGCTTGACCTTGAAGTAACCGAAGAAGATTACAAGCAAGAAGCCATTGAAGGCGGCGAGCAAAAAAAGAGTAAAGACGAATACAACGAACTTATCGCACAAAGCATAAAAGAAATGTACCGAGTGCTAAAATACGACCGTTGGCTGTCGTTTGTGTTTGCCCACAAAGACCCCGAATTTTGGCATTTAATTATTGACACTGCCGAGCGTTGTGGTTTTGAATATATTGGAGCGGTTCCGCAAAAAAACGGGCAAACCAGTTTCAAAAAACGACAAAATCCGTTTACAGTTTTGAGCGGGCAACTCATTATCAACTTCCGGAAGGTTCGCAACCCCAAAGCTATACTCAAAGCCAATCTCGGAATGGACATTGCCGAAATTGTCATGCAAACCATTGAGGGAATTATTGCAAAAAACAACGGAGCAACATTAGAGCAAATTAATGACGAACTTATCATCAAAGGGTTGGAATTGGGCTTTCTTGATTTACTTAAAAAAGAATATACCGACTTGACCCCAATTTTGCTCGACAATTTTGATTACAACGAAAAAACCGAAGAATTTACCCTCAAAAAAAACACAAAATTTAGAACACACGTTGATGTGCGTCTTCGTATCAAATATTATTTGATTAGTTTTTTGCGTAGAATGGAAAGAGAAAATAAACAACCACACTTTGACCAAATTATTTTGGAAATTCTGCCCTTGCTTAAAAACGGAACAACCCCCGAAAATCAAACCGTACTAAATGTTTTGAAAGATATTGCCGAACGGGTAGGAGAAGATAGCTGGCGACTAAAACGAGAAGGACAAACAACACTTTTTGACTGA
- a CDS encoding lytic transglycosylase domain-containing protein, whose translation MNFSFKQQKFRFVLLLAGIFTLTATYILGSEIAKQPQPQFVGKILDPTVAPLQTITQVPLPQTLTFAGERIPLEDPEVKERFDRELTLIVHQHSTTIRILKLANRWFPEIESTLRANGIPDDFKYLAVAESGLENVTSPSDAKGFWQFLPATARSYGLEVNAEVDERLHLEKSTQAACQYLQGAFNKFGNWTIAAAAYNRGVEGVQKNMNEQFQYDFYKLYLNLETARYVFRIAAYKQFIENAANYGYVFDQTDLYPPLATRVISVDKIDDGFTFATSFGTTYRQLRILNPWMREPYLRTKPGKMYYIKLPL comes from the coding sequence ATGAATTTTTCTTTTAAACAACAAAAATTTCGTTTTGTTTTGCTCTTGGCGGGCATATTTACCCTTACCGCAACCTATATATTGGGCAGCGAAATTGCTAAACAACCACAGCCACAGTTTGTAGGTAAAATTTTAGACCCCACAGTTGCCCCCCTACAAACCATAACACAAGTGCCATTGCCCCAAACCCTAACCTTTGCCGGCGAGCGCATACCCCTTGAAGACCCCGAAGTAAAAGAACGCTTTGACCGCGAATTGACCCTTATTGTGCACCAACACAGCACTACCATCCGGATATTAAAATTGGCCAACCGGTGGTTTCCCGAAATTGAAAGCACCCTGCGCGCCAATGGCATCCCCGACGATTTTAAATATTTAGCCGTTGCCGAAAGTGGCCTCGAAAATGTAACCTCGCCCTCAGATGCGAAAGGGTTTTGGCAGTTTTTGCCCGCCACAGCACGAAGTTATGGCCTTGAGGTAAATGCCGAAGTGGACGAGCGACTACACCTCGAAAAATCAACGCAAGCGGCTTGCCAATATTTGCAAGGTGCTTTTAATAAATTTGGCAACTGGACCATAGCCGCAGCCGCTTATAACAGAGGCGTAGAAGGTGTTCAAAAAAATATGAACGAGCAGTTTCAATACGATTTTTACAAATTATACTTAAATTTGGAAACCGCCAGATATGTTTTCCGGATTGCCGCCTACAAGCAGTTTATTGAAAACGCCGCCAATTATGGTTATGTTTTTGACCAAACCGACTTATACCCTCCTTTGGCTACGCGGGTTATTAGCGTTGATAAAATTGACGATGGTTTTACCTTTGCCACCTCGTTTGGCACAACCTACCGACAACTGCGCATTTTAAACCCCTGGATGCGCGAACCCTATTTGCGCACAAAACCCGGAAAAATGTACTATATTAAATTGCCCCTCTAA
- a CDS encoding gliding motility-associated C-terminal domain-containing protein, which yields MLYNSLLMVYFRKYSLLTKWVVLPIIYTFIILFLASVFAATNAFATHNRAGEITYQRLNVGNGDEFRMAFTIYTYTKTGGDSNAADRDSLDIDFGDGSPIGLAPRINGPGNKGQDLGNNIKYNVYYVEHSYPGSATYIVSVEDPNRIDKIININYGASVDIAFFLQDTLFFPETQFYGYNNSPILYQPPIDYGNVGEIFIHNPNAWDPDGDSLYFELTTPLAGLNNPVPLYQLPSQVPKPSGNNQLTLNPTTGELIWNAPATAGIYNIAILIHEYRNGKQIGNMMRDMQIIVNNNKNSPPEIVEVKDTCLILGQTLTIDVTATDLDASQILTLTAYGKPLEMADSPAMFSKKTGASPITGNFVWPTNCSHLYSAPYTVVFKAEDNYKEGANNLPLADLETWQITLVPPPPNKVQAAIVGKNIEISWDAASYLCANSEKFRGFSVWRKSGCDTIEFEPCQQGLSGTGYTKLADKLTTASYLDKNVVKGLTYTYWVVAEFADAFTTSKPPTPLNKFSSAPSLPVCAGLPRDIPVIINVSIVNTATTDGSIYVAWTKPSVAALDTIAHPGPYRYELLRATGFANETTTFELVKTFNYPSFAQNHETQFTDLATNLNTLNNAYSYRIDFYANNVLVDNAVPASSVFLTITPNDDQLNLSWQSVVPWNNYEYQIYRKNQQGNFEAIATTTNTEYTDVGLINGNEYCYQILALGAYGAPDLPEPLLNWSQVNCQKPKDLTPPCAPVLSVKNCNDPEPGQPNLANVLNWNNPNLFCADDVVGYKIYFQSPDDDQLNLIYTVADPNTLSFVHELGNSLAGCYAVAAIDSFDNESIKSNIVCAENCLSYELPNTFTPNNDSFNDVYKPRKLAFVNKVNMEIFDRWGNRVWQTNDPAINWDGTHQKTKAVLNDGVYYYTCQVFERKSDGSEIISLNLSGYIHLLRGK from the coding sequence ATGTTGTACAACTCGCTGCTAATGGTTTATTTCCGGAAATATAGTTTATTGACCAAATGGGTAGTTTTACCGATAATTTATACTTTTATTATTTTGTTTTTGGCCAGCGTTTTTGCCGCTACTAATGCGTTTGCTACCCATAACCGCGCCGGCGAAATTACTTACCAACGCCTCAACGTAGGCAATGGCGACGAGTTTAGAATGGCGTTTACTATTTATACTTACACCAAAACAGGTGGCGACAGCAATGCCGCCGACCGCGACTCGTTAGATATTGATTTTGGAGACGGCAGCCCTATTGGCTTGGCTCCGCGTATTAATGGCCCGGGCAACAAAGGGCAAGACTTGGGCAATAACATAAAGTACAATGTTTATTACGTAGAACACTCTTATCCGGGATCTGCTACTTATATTGTCTCGGTCGAAGACCCCAACCGGATAGATAAAATTATCAATATCAATTACGGTGCCTCGGTAGATATAGCATTTTTTTTACAAGATACCCTGTTTTTCCCCGAAACGCAGTTTTACGGTTACAACAACTCGCCCATTTTATACCAGCCTCCTATTGATTACGGCAACGTAGGCGAAATCTTTATTCATAACCCCAACGCTTGGGACCCAGACGGCGACAGCCTTTATTTTGAACTTACCACCCCACTTGCCGGCCTTAACAACCCCGTTCCACTTTACCAGCTTCCGAGCCAGGTTCCAAAACCATCGGGCAACAACCAGCTAACGCTAAACCCAACAACCGGCGAACTAATTTGGAACGCCCCCGCTACTGCGGGTATTTACAATATTGCCATTTTAATACACGAGTACCGAAACGGCAAACAAATTGGCAATATGATGCGCGACATGCAAATTATTGTAAACAACAACAAAAATAGCCCCCCCGAAATAGTAGAAGTAAAAGATACCTGCCTTATTTTAGGGCAAACCTTAACCATTGACGTAACCGCTACCGACCTCGATGCAAGCCAAATATTAACCCTTACAGCTTACGGCAAACCACTTGAAATGGCCGATAGCCCCGCCATGTTCAGCAAAAAAACAGGGGCAAGCCCAATAACGGGCAACTTCGTTTGGCCAACTAATTGCAGCCATTTATACAGCGCACCTTATACCGTAGTTTTTAAAGCCGAAGACAACTATAAAGAAGGCGCAAATAATTTGCCACTCGCCGACCTTGAAACCTGGCAAATTACCTTAGTGCCGCCCCCGCCAAATAAGGTGCAGGCAGCAATTGTAGGCAAAAACATTGAAATTAGTTGGGATGCCGCCAGTTATTTATGCGCCAATAGCGAGAAATTCAGAGGGTTTTCGGTGTGGCGCAAATCCGGATGCGATACAATCGAGTTTGAACCCTGCCAACAAGGGCTTTCCGGAACTGGTTACACAAAATTAGCCGATAAACTAACCACGGCTTCTTACCTTGATAAAAACGTTGTAAAAGGCCTTACCTACACCTACTGGGTAGTAGCCGAGTTTGCCGATGCGTTTACTACCTCAAAACCGCCAACCCCACTCAATAAATTTTCAAGCGCCCCCTCTTTGCCCGTATGCGCTGGCTTACCCCGCGATATTCCGGTAATTATTAACGTTAGTATTGTAAACACCGCCACCACCGATGGCAGTATTTATGTGGCATGGACAAAACCCAGTGTAGCAGCCTTAGATACCATTGCCCACCCAGGCCCTTACCGCTACGAACTATTGCGCGCCACCGGATTTGCCAATGAAACCACTACTTTCGAATTAGTTAAAACGTTTAATTACCCAAGCTTTGCACAAAATCACGAGACCCAATTTACCGACCTCGCAACAAATTTAAATACGCTAAACAATGCCTACAGCTACCGAATAGATTTTTATGCTAATAATGTATTAGTTGATAACGCTGTTCCTGCCTCGTCGGTATTTTTAACCATTACCCCCAATGACGACCAACTTAACTTAAGCTGGCAAAGCGTGGTGCCTTGGAATAATTATGAATACCAAATTTACCGCAAAAACCAACAAGGCAATTTTGAAGCCATTGCCACTACCACTAATACCGAATACACCGATGTTGGACTAATAAATGGAAACGAGTATTGTTATCAAATTTTAGCTTTGGGCGCTTACGGTGCACCCGATTTGCCCGAGCCGCTGCTAAACTGGTCGCAGGTTAATTGCCAAAAACCAAAAGACTTAACGCCACCGTGCGCACCCGTACTTAGTGTTAAAAACTGCAACGACCCCGAACCCGGCCAGCCTAATTTGGCCAATGTGTTAAACTGGAACAACCCCAACCTGTTTTGTGCTGACGATGTGGTAGGGTATAAAATTTATTTTCAATCGCCCGATGATGACCAACTTAACTTGATATATACCGTAGCCGACCCCAATACGCTTAGTTTTGTGCATGAATTAGGTAATTCTCTGGCCGGATGCTACGCCGTTGCTGCTATTGACTCGTTTGATAACGAAAGCATTAAAAGCAATATTGTTTGTGCCGAAAACTGCCTAAGTTACGAGCTGCCCAACACTTTTACACCCAATAACGACTCGTTTAACGATGTGTACAAACCGCGCAAATTGGCTTTTGTAAACAAGGTAAACATGGAAATTTTTGACCGCTGGGGCAACAGGGTTTGGCAAACTAACGATCCGGCCATTAATTGGGATGGCACCCACCAAAAAACTAAGGCCGTTTTAAACGACGGGGTCTATTATTACACTTGTCAGGTTTTTGAACGCAAAAGCGACGGCAGCGAAATTATTAGCCTAAACCTTAGCGGCTATATTCATTTATTGCGCGGAAAATAA
- a CDS encoding heavy-metal-associated domain-containing protein, with the protein MNKSFLLTLFLGFALFIGLQSFSASKAWQIVDIKTSAICDMCKTTIENTLIHQKGVRWADLNVETKIVSVKFNTKKNNIENLKQAIAAVGYDADEIVADPVAYAALHPCCKKGSKCDMPEGR; encoded by the coding sequence ATGAACAAGTCATTTTTATTAACTTTATTTTTGGGTTTTGCCCTTTTTATTGGTTTGCAAAGTTTTTCGGCCTCAAAAGCATGGCAAATCGTTGACATTAAAACATCAGCCATTTGCGACATGTGCAAAACCACTATTGAAAATACCTTAATCCACCAAAAAGGAGTGCGCTGGGCCGACCTAAACGTTGAGACTAAAATTGTAAGCGTAAAGTTCAATACCAAAAAGAACAATATTGAAAATCTTAAACAGGCAATAGCTGCGGTTGGGTACGATGCCGACGAAATAGTTGCCGACCCTGTTGCCTACGCGGCTTTACATCCTTGCTGTAAAAAAGGTAGTAAATGCGATATGCCCGAAGGTCGGTAA
- a CDS encoding sulfatase-like hydrolase/transferase, protein MSKPRNIILIVADSLRYDSVYGAGETQSVYTPYLNNNAVQFAQARSSGCWTLPATASLFTGLMPHQHGATSQTRNVNPNVPTLAQRLKAAGYNTLQITANVATTDIFGLHRGFDEIRRIWQLVPAKFNRLQQLLVMVGKPRMRKMLLSKDAIANKLTEDLKVSTTWLQNTHEDVFNEARRTLAENEKKGQNTFLFLNLMETHFPYHVAPTFETTADSILGRLREIYSLFHVVNQSFLKTGKIGISSNMLSLIKQRQRLSWEIIAPALDSFVQELHQDKDNLVIFAADHGDNFGEQNWLYHFSNVNDAGNKVPVFWLSHNRTHSPQTVNLPVNSKDLYHAILQACHLPAEGDGISITDAPEASCSVMQSFWYNNHGKTLPQFKYNQICFVEGNQRYLHRHGQWFTAPITELGQAEPLFIPIPRNIHPVYEHVEDPRRRQYFLQTLADFNVFSDKIGTGR, encoded by the coding sequence ATGTCGAAACCTCGTAACATTATTTTAATTGTTGCCGATAGTTTGCGCTACGACTCGGTATATGGTGCTGGCGAAACCCAATCGGTTTACACACCTTACTTAAACAACAACGCTGTACAGTTTGCACAAGCCCGCTCAAGCGGCTGCTGGACTTTGCCCGCAACGGCCTCACTATTTACAGGTTTAATGCCACATCAGCACGGCGCAACCAGCCAAACGCGCAACGTAAATCCAAACGTGCCAACACTTGCCCAGCGTTTAAAAGCTGCTGGCTACAATACCTTACAAATTACCGCCAACGTAGCTACCACCGATATTTTTGGCTTGCACAGAGGTTTTGACGAAATACGCCGAATTTGGCAATTAGTGCCGGCAAAATTTAATCGCTTGCAACAATTATTAGTAATGGTGGGCAAGCCGCGAATGCGAAAAATGCTTTTATCTAAAGATGCCATTGCCAATAAACTTACCGAAGACTTAAAGGTTAGTACCACCTGGCTACAAAATACCCACGAAGACGTATTTAACGAAGCAAGACGCACCTTAGCCGAAAACGAAAAAAAGGGGCAAAATACCTTTTTATTTTTAAACCTCATGGAAACACATTTTCCATATCATGTAGCGCCAACTTTTGAAACCACCGCCGACTCGATATTAGGCCGCCTTCGCGAGATCTATTCCTTATTTCATGTAGTAAACCAAAGCTTTTTAAAAACCGGAAAAATAGGTATTAGCTCCAATATGCTGTCGCTTATAAAGCAACGGCAACGCCTCAGTTGGGAAATAATTGCCCCCGCCCTCGATAGTTTTGTGCAGGAATTACACCAAGATAAAGATAATTTAGTAATATTTGCCGCTGACCATGGCGATAATTTTGGCGAGCAAAACTGGCTCTATCATTTTTCGAACGTAAACGATGCAGGTAATAAGGTTCCAGTTTTTTGGCTTTCGCACAACCGCACCCATAGCCCGCAAACGGTGAACCTGCCTGTAAACTCAAAAGATTTATATCATGCCATTTTACAGGCCTGCCACTTGCCCGCCGAAGGCGACGGCATATCTATAACCGATGCCCCCGAAGCCTCTTGCTCGGTAATGCAAAGTTTTTGGTACAATAATCATGGTAAAACCCTGCCACAATTCAAATACAATCAAATTTGTTTTGTAGAAGGTAATCAACGTTATTTACACCGGCATGGGCAGTGGTTTACCGCCCCAATTACCGAATTAGGGCAAGCCGAGCCGCTATTTATACCTATACCGCGCAATATACACCCTGTTTACGAACACGTTGAAGACCCGCGCCGCCGGCAATATTTTTTACAAACCTTAGCCGATTTTAATGTTTTTTCAGATAAAATTGGCACCGGACGTTAA
- a CDS encoding helix-hairpin-helix domain-containing protein, which produces MGFKQKIDSLFVHASRADRRVIIFLLCLCVVLMAAPTIMYYVYKPQNFNTEQLAQLSQLHQNLTTTADSPNTNNHVSTVAAITDLAQFNPNELNYSAALALGLPPNVASNLAKYLATGARFKKPEDVKRIYGLSNADYERLLPYMVFPEEDIAENEATISGLRDKNKPNDSRFYPDKTENSNGKNYKIQARPFDPNNLTYNEALALGLPSTVANNMLKYRSKGGVFRYKTDLKKIYGMTEQIFEQLQPYITLPSKPATTDTTTKSKISPANPVESSTEAIAQNNAGNNMANTNEQRYSPTTFSGSKKNIENKQAPNTVLQINYATKSQWAALPGLTPQLAGQIMAFKTALGGFSSIEQVAETKNMPTDVWQKIAPLLANTNPPALQQLNLNTATTTDLEKHPYINGKTARAIVALREKYGPYTSPKSLLDFEIMPPENYQKLLPYLTVK; this is translated from the coding sequence ATGGGTTTCAAACAAAAAATAGACAGTTTATTTGTACACGCTAGCCGTGCCGACCGCAGGGTAATTATTTTTTTATTATGCCTTTGCGTCGTTTTAATGGCTGCCCCTACAATTATGTACTATGTTTATAAGCCCCAAAATTTTAACACCGAACAACTTGCCCAATTAAGCCAATTACACCAAAACTTAACCACCACTGCCGATTCGCCAAACACCAATAACCATGTATCCACAGTTGCGGCTATAACCGACTTGGCGCAGTTTAACCCTAACGAACTTAACTATTCGGCTGCTTTGGCACTTGGCCTGCCTCCGAATGTAGCAAGTAATTTAGCTAAATATTTGGCCACAGGGGCGCGTTTTAAAAAGCCCGAAGATGTTAAACGCATTTATGGGCTAAGCAATGCCGACTATGAGCGATTATTGCCGTATATGGTTTTTCCGGAGGAAGATATAGCCGAAAATGAAGCGACAATATCCGGATTAAGAGATAAAAACAAACCCAATGACAGCCGTTTTTATCCGGATAAAACCGAAAATTCAAACGGTAAAAACTATAAAATACAAGCTCGCCCCTTCGACCCCAATAACCTTACCTATAACGAAGCCCTTGCTTTAGGGCTGCCTTCAACGGTAGCTAACAATATGCTTAAATACCGCAGCAAAGGAGGTGTTTTTAGATACAAAACCGATTTGAAAAAAATTTACGGTATGACCGAGCAGATTTTTGAGCAGCTACAACCTTATATTACCCTGCCCTCTAAACCTGCTACTACCGACACAACAACCAAGTCTAAAATTTCACCTGCCAACCCAGTTGAATCATCCACCGAAGCGATTGCACAAAACAATGCCGGCAACAACATGGCCAACACGAACGAGCAGCGCTACAGCCCAACTACATTTAGCGGCAGCAAAAAAAACATTGAAAACAAACAAGCGCCCAACACAGTGCTACAAATTAATTACGCCACCAAAAGCCAATGGGCTGCTTTACCGGGTTTAACCCCACAGTTGGCCGGACAAATTATGGCATTTAAGACGGCATTAGGTGGCTTTTCAAGCATTGAGCAGGTGGCTGAAACCAAAAATATGCCTACCGATGTTTGGCAAAAAATTGCCCCCTTGCTTGCCAATACCAACCCACCTGCGCTGCAGCAACTAAACCTTAATACCGCCACTACCACCGATTTAGAAAAGCACCCCTACATAAATGGCAAAACTGCCCGCGCCATAGTTGCCCTCCGCGAAAAATACGGCCCGTACACCTCGCCTAAAAGCCTGCTCGATTTTGAAATTATGCCCCCCGAAAATTACCAAAAATTATTGCCGTATTTAACAGTCAAATAA
- a CDS encoding isopenicillin N synthase family oxygenase: MRTIPQVDLADFTSGDAQRRANFVQKLGKAYEEVGFVTVSNHGLTEAEIADLYKQIENFFNQPLALKERYEIKELAGQRGYTSFGREHAKHSQNPDLKEFYQWGQSVEDEDDPIRNEYPDNLLVKELPEFNVALQNAYRKFEIAGRQLLRALALFIDLPENYFDEKIYNGNSILRAIYYPPITQEPKSAIRAEQHEDIDLITLLVGASADGLEVLTTDNKWLPINAAPGEIVVNVGDMLQRLTNNRLKSTTHRVVNPPRELWHTPRFSVPFFLHPRSEMDLTCLASCIEPGSSAKFPPTTAGEYLDERLREIGLKK, from the coding sequence ATGCGCACCATCCCACAAGTTGATTTGGCCGATTTTACTTCGGGCGATGCCCAACGCCGTGCCAACTTTGTTCAAAAATTAGGCAAAGCCTACGAAGAAGTTGGTTTTGTTACCGTTAGCAATCACGGCCTCACTGAAGCTGAAATTGCCGACCTTTATAAACAGATAGAAAACTTTTTTAACCAACCATTAGCCCTAAAAGAACGGTACGAAATTAAAGAACTTGCCGGCCAACGCGGCTATACTTCGTTTGGACGCGAACACGCTAAACACAGCCAAAATCCGGATTTAAAAGAGTTTTACCAATGGGGGCAATCCGTTGAGGACGAAGACGACCCCATCCGCAACGAATATCCGGATAATTTGTTGGTAAAAGAACTCCCAGAATTTAATGTTGCTTTGCAAAATGCCTATCGCAAGTTTGAAATAGCAGGACGACAATTGTTGCGTGCTTTGGCCTTATTTATTGACCTTCCTGAAAATTATTTCGACGAAAAAATTTATAACGGAAATAGTATTTTACGCGCTATTTACTACCCACCCATAACCCAAGAACCTAAATCGGCCATTCGCGCCGAACAGCACGAAGATATTGACTTGATAACCTTGTTAGTAGGGGCAAGCGCCGACGGGCTTGAAGTGCTTACCACCGATAACAAATGGCTGCCAATTAATGCTGCGCCCGGCGAAATTGTAGTCAATGTAGGCGATATGTTGCAACGTCTTACCAATAACCGCCTTAAATCAACAACACACCGGGTTGTAAATCCACCCCGTGAACTGTGGCATACCCCCCGATTTTCGGTGCCATTTTTTTTACATCCCCGCTCCGAAATGGATTTAACTTGTTTAGCATCGTGCATTGAACCTGGCAGCAGCGCAAAATTTCCACCCACTACCGCCGGCGAATACCTTGATGAGCGCCTGCGTGAAATTGGGTTGAAAAAATAA